The Epilithonimonas zeae genome contains a region encoding:
- a CDS encoding NADH-quinone oxidoreductase subunit NuoE family protein, which yields MSETIAFKPESLAQVHKIIARYPEGRQKSALIPVLHIAQKEFDGWLAVPVMDYVAELLSITPIEVYEVATFYTMFNMKPVGKYVLEVCRTGPCMLNGSDNILDHIRTKLNIKDGGTSEDGLFTLKPAECLGACGYAPMMQLGKFFHENLTIEKVDEILELCRQGAIALD from the coding sequence ATGAGCGAAACAATTGCTTTTAAACCTGAGAGTTTAGCACAGGTTCATAAAATTATCGCAAGATATCCTGAAGGCAGACAAAAATCTGCGTTGATTCCTGTCTTGCACATTGCACAGAAAGAATTCGATGGTTGGTTAGCAGTTCCAGTAATGGATTATGTAGCTGAACTATTGAGTATCACGCCGATCGAAGTATATGAAGTTGCGACTTTCTATACTATGTTTAATATGAAGCCGGTTGGGAAATATGTTTTGGAAGTTTGCAGAACCGGACCTTGTATGTTGAACGGAAGTGACAATATCCTAGACCATATCCGTACAAAACTGAATATCAAAGATGGAGGAACTTCTGAAGACGGATTATTTACTTTGAAGCCTGCTGAATGCTTAGGAGCTTGTGGATATGCACCAATGATGCAGTTGGGTAAATTCTTTCACGAAAATTTAACAATAGAAAAAGTTGACGAAATCCTTGAGCTTTGCAGACAAGGAGCAATCGCTTTAGATTAA
- the nuoL gene encoding NADH-quinone oxidoreductase subunit L encodes MENLVYAIVLLPLAGFLINGLFGKNLPKVFVGGLATLVVFASFVIATSIFLGFKSDSAPVIVKAFEWFRVNGIQVNFGFQVDQLSLMMVMIITGIGSLIHLYSIGYMSHDKGFYKFFTYLNLFIFSMLLLVLGSNYLILFIGWEGVGLCSYLLIGFWYTNEDYGKAARKAFIMNRIGDLALLIGIFTIASQVNAIDYLSVQENASKFALDSNIIIFITASLFIGATGKSAQVPLYTWLPDAMAGPTPVSALIHAATMVTAGIYLVVRSNFLFTLAPTVQDGILFIGFLTAALAGFYALRQNDIKKVLAYSTVSQLGFMFIALGLGAYTTAMFHVMTHAFFKALMFLGAGSVIHAMSNEQDMRFMGGLKKYVPITHITFLIGTLAISGFPLLSGMISKDEILVAAYAKSPIYWVMLFVLAATTAAYMFRLYYLTFHGKFRGTEEQKHHLHESPLNMTLPLIVLAVLSVIGGFINLPHFIGHGHYAKLMEWLKPVLTEQSFSEMEATLSGVDFNTEMILLGATVVMFFSVWFIVKNIYVNKKKMALPEDKYTGWEKLSAKKLFVDEIYNAMIVRPFEEAGKAAAMFDKAVLDPIVNFIGFGAADSGRAAKRLQNGNVENYVLIMSLAIGIVLIVNFILK; translated from the coding sequence ATGGAAAATTTAGTTTACGCAATTGTACTTTTGCCTTTAGCCGGATTCCTGATTAACGGACTTTTTGGAAAGAATCTTCCGAAAGTTTTTGTTGGAGGATTGGCAACATTAGTAGTTTTCGCTTCATTTGTTATCGCAACCAGTATATTTTTAGGATTCAAAAGTGATAGCGCACCTGTTATCGTAAAAGCTTTTGAATGGTTTAGAGTGAATGGGATTCAGGTTAATTTTGGTTTCCAAGTTGACCAATTATCATTGATGATGGTAATGATCATCACAGGGATCGGGTCATTGATCCACCTCTACTCTATTGGCTATATGAGCCACGACAAAGGATTCTACAAATTCTTCACATATCTTAACCTGTTTATTTTCTCGATGTTGCTTTTGGTTTTAGGAAGCAATTACCTGATTCTATTCATCGGTTGGGAAGGTGTAGGACTTTGTTCTTATCTATTGATTGGATTCTGGTACACCAACGAAGATTATGGAAAAGCAGCAAGAAAAGCTTTCATTATGAACCGTATTGGAGATTTAGCATTATTGATTGGTATTTTCACAATTGCATCCCAAGTCAACGCTATCGATTATTTGAGCGTACAGGAGAATGCTTCAAAATTTGCTTTAGACAGCAATATTATTATATTCATCACGGCAAGCTTATTCATTGGAGCAACTGGTAAATCAGCTCAGGTTCCTTTATATACTTGGTTACCAGATGCGATGGCTGGACCAACGCCAGTTTCGGCCTTGATTCACGCAGCAACGATGGTAACGGCTGGTATTTACTTAGTAGTAAGAAGTAATTTCTTATTCACTTTAGCGCCAACTGTTCAGGATGGGATTCTATTCATCGGGTTCCTGACTGCCGCTTTAGCTGGATTCTACGCACTTCGTCAGAACGACATCAAAAAAGTATTGGCCTATTCTACAGTTTCACAACTTGGATTTATGTTCATCGCTTTAGGTCTTGGCGCTTATACAACAGCAATGTTCCACGTAATGACACACGCTTTCTTCAAAGCTTTGATGTTCTTGGGAGCAGGTTCTGTCATCCACGCAATGAGCAACGAGCAGGATATGCGTTTTATGGGAGGTCTGAAAAAATATGTTCCAATCACGCACATCACTTTCCTTATCGGAACATTAGCGATTTCAGGTTTCCCATTACTTTCTGGGATGATTTCTAAAGACGAAATTTTAGTTGCAGCTTATGCGAAAAGTCCAATTTATTGGGTAATGTTATTTGTTTTAGCAGCAACGACCGCAGCATATATGTTCAGGTTGTACTATTTGACTTTCCACGGAAAGTTCAGAGGTACTGAAGAACAAAAACATCACTTGCACGAAAGTCCACTGAATATGACTTTGCCATTAATCGTTTTGGCTGTCCTTTCAGTTATTGGAGGTTTTATCAATCTTCCTCACTTCATCGGTCACGGTCATTATGCTAAATTGATGGAATGGTTGAAACCAGTATTGACGGAGCAAAGTTTCAGCGAAATGGAAGCGACGCTTTCCGGTGTGGATTTTAATACAGAAATGATTCTTCTTGGAGCAACGGTTGTAATGTTTTTCAGCGTTTGGTTCATTGTTAAAAACATCTACGTTAACAAGAAAAAAATGGCTCTTCCTGAAGATAAATATACAGGCTGGGAGAAATTGTCTGCTAAAAAATTATTCGTGGATGAGATTTACAATGCAATGATTGTAAGACCTTTCGAAGAAGCTGGAAAAGCGGCGGCAATGTTTGATAAAGCAGTTCTTGACCCGATTGTGAATTTCATTGGATTTGGAGCAGCAGATTCTGGACGTGCAGCAAAACGTCTCCAAAACGGAAATGTAGAAAACTATGTGCTAATTATGTCATTGGCGATAGGAATTGTATTGATTGTTAACTTTATATTGAAATAA
- a CDS encoding complex I subunit 4 family protein, with protein sequence MSYLLLTLLLLPLVGSVLLFFWKSPSSKYIALAFGFAQMFIAFYMLGNFDFNPTVDAVLQYEINEPWSNYIKSKIHFGIDGMSMLMVLLTNILVPLITLSSFNESKGYPNSFYALILLMQFGLLGVFTSLDGLLFYIFWEVTLIPIWLIAGLWGQEDKRIKFTTKFFVYTFVGSLFMLIGLIYVYNHAASFALTDLYNANLNVNEQTVIFWFIFFAFAVKLPVFPFHTWQPDTYTYSPTQGSMLLSGIMLKMAVYGVMRYLLPITPLAIGGISGEIVIILSVIGVIYGALIAMISTDTKRLIAYSSLSHVGLIVAGIFASAVVTMRVGLDFEGAQGAMIQSFAHGINVVGLFYCADILYKRFKTRDIRKMGGLAKVAPKFAILFMIILLGATGVPLTNGFIGEFILLKSIFSYNLIMTVLAGLTLILAAAYMLRFYGKTMFGKGDDAVLATTKDISSVEFTVLASLSVFVIVLGVFPQPVIEMVTSSVRFIYSSMLN encoded by the coding sequence ATGTCGTATTTACTATTAACATTATTACTATTACCTCTCGTAGGTTCGGTTTTACTATTTTTCTGGAAGAGTCCTTCCAGTAAATATATCGCATTAGCTTTTGGCTTTGCACAGATGTTCATCGCATTTTATATGTTAGGGAATTTCGATTTCAACCCAACTGTAGATGCTGTATTGCAATATGAAATTAATGAACCTTGGTCCAATTATATCAAAAGTAAAATTCATTTTGGGATTGATGGAATGAGTATGCTGATGGTTCTGTTGACCAACATCTTGGTTCCACTCATTACTTTATCTTCTTTCAACGAGTCAAAAGGTTACCCTAATTCTTTCTACGCATTGATATTATTGATGCAATTCGGATTGTTGGGTGTTTTCACTTCTTTGGACGGATTGTTATTCTACATTTTCTGGGAAGTAACATTGATTCCAATCTGGTTGATTGCCGGACTTTGGGGTCAGGAAGATAAAAGAATCAAATTCACAACCAAGTTCTTTGTTTACACATTTGTAGGCTCTTTATTTATGTTGATTGGATTGATTTACGTTTACAATCACGCAGCATCATTTGCCTTGACAGATTTGTACAACGCTAACTTAAATGTGAACGAACAAACGGTAATATTCTGGTTTATTTTCTTTGCTTTTGCGGTGAAATTACCGGTATTCCCTTTCCATACTTGGCAGCCAGACACTTATACATATTCTCCAACGCAAGGTTCGATGTTGTTATCAGGAATTATGTTGAAGATGGCAGTTTACGGTGTTATGAGATATTTATTACCAATTACACCATTAGCAATTGGCGGAATTTCTGGAGAAATCGTGATTATTCTTTCTGTAATCGGAGTGATATATGGCGCTTTAATCGCTATGATTTCTACAGATACCAAGCGATTGATTGCTTATTCTTCCCTTTCTCACGTTGGATTAATTGTAGCGGGAATCTTCGCTTCAGCTGTTGTAACAATGAGAGTTGGATTAGACTTCGAAGGTGCTCAAGGTGCAATGATTCAAAGTTTTGCTCACGGGATTAACGTAGTTGGATTATTTTATTGTGCAGATATTCTTTATAAAAGATTCAAAACAAGAGATATCAGAAAAATGGGAGGTTTGGCAAAAGTCGCTCCTAAATTTGCCATATTGTTTATGATTATTTTGCTTGGTGCCACGGGAGTTCCATTAACCAACGGATTCATCGGAGAATTTATCTTATTGAAATCAATTTTTTCATACAATCTAATAATGACAGTTTTAGCTGGATTAACATTGATTCTTGCAGCAGCTTATATGTTGAGATTCTACGGAAAAACAATGTTTGGAAAAGGAGACGACGCTGTTTTGGCTACAACAAAAGACATTAGCTCAGTGGAGTTCACAGTACTGGCAAGTTTATCAGTTTTCGTAATTGTTTTAGGCGTTTTTCCTCAACCAGTTATAGAAATGGTAACAAGTTCTGTAAGATTCATCTACTCTTCTATGCTTAACTAA
- a CDS encoding 2Fe-2S iron-sulfur cluster-binding protein: MSEEVKKFKVTIDGQTTEVLPGTSILEAARQIGGKSVPPAMCYYSKLETSGGRCRTCLVEVSKGSEADPRPMPKLVASCRTGVMDGMEVKNLTSEKAQEGRKAVTEFLLVNHPLDCPVCDQAGECHLQDLGYEHGNLETRTEFERNTYDADDIGPYIKLNMNRCILCARCVLAANQLTEKREHGILYRGDHAEISTMLNKALDNDFIGNVIDVCPVGALTDRTARFTSRVWFTKPYNATCKCEKCSGKAVLWMKGDEVVRVTARKDQYGEVEDWICNECRFEKKDTALWNIEGPRHIDRHSVISLNHYEKKTDSYNVLDNPEAKEIGVADEKEIEKLGS; encoded by the coding sequence ATGAGCGAAGAAGTCAAAAAATTTAAAGTTACCATAGACGGACAGACGACGGAAGTTTTGCCTGGTACTTCTATTTTGGAAGCTGCAAGACAAATCGGTGGGAAATCTGTTCCGCCAGCTATGTGTTATTATAGTAAACTGGAAACCAGTGGTGGTAGATGCAGAACGTGTTTGGTAGAAGTTTCCAAAGGTTCTGAGGCAGACCCAAGACCAATGCCAAAATTGGTTGCAAGTTGTAGAACTGGCGTGATGGACGGAATGGAAGTGAAAAACTTAACTTCTGAAAAAGCACAGGAAGGTAGAAAAGCTGTTACAGAATTCCTTTTGGTAAATCACCCTTTGGATTGTCCAGTTTGTGACCAGGCTGGAGAATGTCATCTTCAGGATTTGGGTTACGAGCACGGTAATCTTGAAACCAGAACAGAATTCGAAAGAAATACTTACGATGCAGACGACATCGGTCCATATATCAAACTGAATATGAACCGTTGCATTCTTTGTGCAAGATGTGTATTGGCTGCAAATCAATTAACTGAGAAAAGAGAGCACGGAATTCTTTACAGAGGTGATCACGCAGAAATATCAACAATGTTGAACAAAGCTTTGGATAATGATTTCATCGGAAATGTGATTGATGTTTGTCCAGTTGGAGCTTTAACAGATAGAACAGCTAGATTCACAAGTAGAGTTTGGTTTACTAAACCGTACAATGCAACTTGCAAATGTGAGAAATGTAGCGGAAAAGCTGTACTTTGGATGAAAGGAGATGAAGTTGTAAGAGTAACGGCAAGAAAAGACCAATACGGCGAAGTTGAAGACTGGATTTGCAACGAGTGTCGTTTTGAGAAAAAAGATACTGCACTTTGGAATATCGAAGGACCAAGACATATCGACAGACATTCTGTGATTTCTCTTAATCACTACGAGAAAAAAACAGACAGCTACAATGTTTTGGATAATCCGGAAGCCAAAGAAATTGGTGTGGCAGACGAAAAAGAAATTGAAAAATTAGGTAGTTAA
- a CDS encoding NuoI/complex I 23 kDa subunit family protein, whose protein sequence is MKLTNRSKVVSNKEMTLGEKIYLPAIFKGMGITFKHAVRTVLKGAPAVYSYPEVQKPRADIWRGQHVLKRDEEGRERCTACGLCAVACPAEAITMTAAERTKDEKHLYREEKYASIYEINMLRCIFCGMCEEACPKSAIYLTDRLVDVEQNRNSFIYGKEKLVEKINARIDITERQSEKQKKAVK, encoded by the coding sequence ATGAAACTTACTAATAGATCAAAAGTTGTTTCTAATAAAGAAATGACTCTGGGTGAAAAAATCTATTTGCCGGCGATTTTCAAAGGAATGGGAATCACTTTCAAGCACGCTGTAAGAACTGTGTTGAAGGGCGCTCCTGCAGTATATTCTTATCCGGAGGTTCAGAAACCAAGAGCAGATATCTGGAGAGGGCAACACGTTTTAAAACGTGATGAAGAAGGTAGAGAAAGATGTACCGCTTGTGGGCTTTGTGCAGTGGCGTGTCCTGCAGAAGCCATCACAATGACGGCTGCTGAAAGAACTAAAGACGAGAAACACCTTTACAGAGAAGAGAAATATGCATCGATCTATGAAATCAATATGTTGAGATGCATCTTCTGCGGAATGTGTGAAGAAGCTTGTCCAAAATCTGCAATCTATCTTACAGACAGATTGGTAGATGTGGAACAAAACAGAAATTCTTTCATCTATGGAAAAGAAAAATTGGTCGAAAAAATTAATGCAAGGATTGACATCACAGAGAGACAATCTGAGAAACAAAAAAAGGCAGTAAAATAA
- the nuoH gene encoding NADH-quinone oxidoreductase subunit NuoH — MELLTFKIILVLALFLLALTIAAYSTWAERKVASIMQDRIGPNRAGPFGLLQPLADGGKFFFKEDFTPQNAEKFLFILGPSLVMFISLITGAVIPWGKTLNFGGISYDLQVANIDVGVLFIIGMASIGVYGIMIGGWASNNKYSLLGAIRASSQMISYELAMGLSLLSIIMMSGSLDLKLITEAQSAGKIWGFIPAISGINWNILYQPLAFLIFFIAAMAETNRHPFDLPECESELVTGYSTEYSSMKLGLYMFGEYVNMFISNAFMVVLFFGGYNYPGIDWVTHNWGENVAGVLSILAFLTKTIIGILIFMWIRWTLPRFRYDQLMHLGWKTLIPLALVNLIATGAVILAFGN, encoded by the coding sequence ATGGAATTACTAACTTTTAAAATCATATTAGTATTGGCGCTGTTCCTTTTGGCACTTACTATTGCTGCCTACTCTACTTGGGCAGAAAGAAAAGTGGCGTCGATAATGCAAGACCGTATCGGACCAAACAGAGCGGGACCTTTCGGGCTATTACAACCGTTGGCAGATGGTGGTAAATTTTTCTTCAAAGAAGATTTTACACCTCAAAATGCAGAAAAGTTCCTTTTCATTTTAGGACCATCTTTGGTAATGTTTATTTCATTGATTACCGGAGCAGTAATTCCTTGGGGAAAAACATTGAATTTCGGAGGTATTTCTTACGATTTACAGGTTGCTAATATCGATGTTGGTGTTCTTTTCATCATTGGAATGGCTTCTATCGGAGTTTACGGAATTATGATTGGAGGTTGGGCTTCCAACAACAAATATTCATTATTAGGTGCCATCAGAGCTTCATCACAAATGATTTCTTATGAATTGGCAATGGGATTATCATTGTTGTCAATCATTATGATGTCCGGAAGTTTGGATTTAAAATTAATTACTGAAGCTCAATCTGCTGGGAAAATTTGGGGATTCATTCCTGCCATTTCCGGAATCAACTGGAATATCCTTTATCAGCCTTTAGCTTTCTTGATATTTTTCATCGCTGCAATGGCTGAAACCAACAGACACCCTTTCGATTTACCTGAGTGTGAATCTGAATTGGTAACTGGTTATTCTACCGAATATTCTTCAATGAAATTAGGACTGTATATGTTTGGAGAATATGTGAATATGTTCATTTCCAATGCATTTATGGTAGTTCTTTTCTTCGGAGGTTACAATTATCCTGGAATCGATTGGGTAACGCACAACTGGGGAGAAAATGTTGCAGGTGTTTTGAGTATCCTAGCTTTCTTAACAAAAACAATCATCGGAATTTTAATCTTTATGTGGATTAGATGGACACTTCCGAGATTCAGATATGACCAATTGATGCACCTAGGATGGAAAACTTTGATTCCATTAGCTTTGGTGAATCTAATTGCTACAGGTGCTGTGATTTTAGCATTTGGAAATTAA
- a CDS encoding NADH-quinone oxidoreductase subunit N, translating into MSVLIVLFLTAILVLFSGVFEKGKYARYIGILGLIIGLATSFLPDCEFFAQYKSMYEYSYNAELFTKISVAVTLLLFFLGGFAFSNHRSHQSELYALMLFALCGGIVLFGFQNLVTLFIGIEILSIPLYVMAGANKTDLRSTEASMKYFLMGAFATGFLLFGVALVYGSAGSFDLYAIHDFAYNNPKNLMLIMGAILMLSALAFKVSLAPFHMWSPDVYQGAPSLITAFMASVVKISGFFALFKLMTIAFGGIAGDWINILGVFIILTLLLANVMGLVQTNAKRMLAYSSVSHAGYIALIFFGINNFSTYILGYYLFAYSLATVGVFISLIWVEKIKKETSFAAFNGLGKREPLLAVVSTISMLSMAGIPLTAGFIGKLGIFNQAIGGHYEFLVLIAVLGSALSIAYYLRLIIAMFFYKEDNFHNTERASITYNIVSVVIILALVSMGIVPDLFAKIFGL; encoded by the coding sequence ATGAGTGTTTTAATAGTTTTATTCCTTACGGCAATTCTGGTATTATTCTCAGGTGTTTTCGAGAAAGGCAAATACGCAAGATATATCGGAATCTTGGGATTAATCATTGGTCTGGCGACTAGTTTTCTTCCTGATTGCGAGTTTTTCGCGCAATACAAATCGATGTACGAATACAGCTACAATGCCGAATTATTCACAAAAATATCGGTGGCTGTTACTTTGTTATTGTTCTTTTTAGGAGGATTTGCATTCAGCAATCACAGAAGTCATCAGTCAGAATTGTATGCATTGATGTTATTTGCACTTTGTGGCGGGATTGTATTGTTCGGATTCCAAAACCTAGTAACATTATTCATCGGAATCGAGATTCTATCAATTCCTTTATATGTAATGGCTGGAGCTAATAAAACCGACCTTCGCTCTACGGAAGCTTCTATGAAATATTTCTTAATGGGAGCATTCGCAACAGGATTTCTTTTGTTTGGAGTAGCTTTGGTTTATGGAAGTGCAGGAAGTTTTGACCTTTATGCCATTCACGATTTTGCTTACAACAATCCTAAGAACTTAATGCTGATAATGGGAGCTATCCTGATGTTGTCTGCATTGGCATTCAAAGTATCGTTAGCACCATTCCATATGTGGAGTCCAGATGTTTATCAAGGCGCACCATCATTGATTACAGCTTTTATGGCATCTGTCGTAAAGATTTCCGGATTCTTCGCTTTGTTCAAATTAATGACGATTGCTTTCGGGGGAATTGCTGGAGATTGGATTAATATCTTAGGCGTTTTCATCATCCTGACTTTACTTTTGGCAAACGTTATGGGATTGGTTCAGACCAATGCAAAAAGAATGCTTGCCTACTCTTCCGTTTCGCACGCAGGATATATTGCTTTGATATTTTTCGGAATCAATAACTTCTCAACTTACATTTTAGGCTATTACTTGTTCGCTTATTCATTGGCAACAGTTGGTGTTTTCATCAGTTTGATCTGGGTTGAGAAAATCAAAAAAGAAACTTCTTTTGCCGCTTTCAACGGATTGGGAAAAAGAGAACCTTTGTTAGCAGTTGTTTCTACAATCTCAATGCTATCAATGGCTGGGATTCCTTTGACAGCCGGTTTCATCGGAAAATTAGGAATCTTCAATCAGGCGATTGGCGGACATTATGAGTTCTTGGTTCTGATTGCAGTTCTAGGTTCAGCATTGAGTATCGCTTATTATTTGAGATTAATCATCGCAATGTTTTTCTACAAAGAAGACAACTTCCACAATACGGAAAGAGCGAGTATCACTTACAATATCGTTTCTGTAGTAATAATTTTAGCATTGGTTTCTATGGGAATTGTTCCGGATCTATTCGCTAAAATTTTCGGATTATAG
- a CDS encoding NADH-quinone oxidoreductase subunit J family protein: MDQILFFIVAFIAIASAVYFVFARNPLYAILSLIVTMFSIAGMYILLNAQFLGIVQIIVYTGAIMVLFLYILMMLNLNKEDESKKGSLPKFIGIISVCILFVGMLGAYRGLSGKTTVADNIDHSVGLTKNLGRLLFNEYVLPFELASILILAGIVGAVLIGKKDL; the protein is encoded by the coding sequence ATGGATCAGATTTTATTTTTTATTGTAGCGTTTATCGCCATTGCAAGTGCTGTTTACTTCGTATTTGCAAGAAATCCTTTATACGCCATTCTTTCTTTGATTGTAACGATGTTCTCTATCGCGGGAATGTACATTCTTCTTAATGCGCAGTTTTTAGGTATTGTTCAAATCATCGTTTACACGGGAGCCATTATGGTTTTGTTCCTTTATATTTTGATGATGTTGAACTTGAACAAAGAAGACGAAAGCAAGAAAGGAAGCCTACCAAAGTTCATTGGGATTATTTCTGTTTGTATCTTGTTTGTAGGAATGTTGGGAGCTTACAGAGGTCTTTCAGGAAAAACAACAGTTGCAGACAACATCGACCACTCGGTTGGTTTGACCAAAAATCTGGGAAGATTATTGTTTAACGAATATGTATTGCCATTCGAATTGGCTTCGATTCTGATTTTAGCAGGGATTGTAGGTGCTGTTCTTATCGGTAAAAAAGATTTATAA
- the nuoF gene encoding NADH-quinone oxidoreductase subunit NuoF, with translation MSKKLLLKNAHIEGIRYFETYRKHGGYEAAEKALKMTTDEVLEEVKVSGLRGRGGAGFPTGMKWSFLAKPEGVPRHLVVNADESEPGTFKDRYLMEFLPHLLIEGMLISSYTLGSNVSYIYIRGEYSWIPDILEEAIEEAKAAGFLGKNILGTGYDLEIYVQRGGGAYICGEETALLESLEGRRGNPRLKPPFPAVKGLWERPTVVNNVESIAAVVPIIEIGGAEYAKIGVGRSTGTKLISACGNINKPGVYEIDMTITVEEFIYSDEYCGGIPNGKKLKACIPGGSSVPIVPANLLLKTINGEPRYMNYESLADGGFATGTMMGSGGFIVLDEDQCVVNHTMTLARFYNHESCGQCTPCREGTGWMYKILKKIEKGEGKMEDIDLLWDIQRKIEGNTICPLGDAAAWPVAAAIRHFRDEFEWHVNNPELCQTQNYGIANYADPIPAVANN, from the coding sequence ATGAGTAAAAAACTTTTACTTAAAAACGCACATATAGAGGGAATCCGTTACTTCGAGACTTACCGTAAACATGGCGGTTACGAAGCAGCGGAAAAAGCTCTGAAAATGACGACCGACGAAGTTCTGGAAGAAGTTAAAGTTTCCGGACTTAGAGGAAGAGGTGGCGCTGGTTTCCCAACGGGAATGAAATGGAGTTTCCTTGCAAAGCCGGAAGGCGTTCCAAGACACTTGGTAGTGAATGCCGATGAATCTGAACCTGGAACTTTCAAAGACAGATATTTGATGGAGTTTCTTCCGCATCTTTTGATTGAAGGAATGTTGATTTCTTCTTACACATTAGGATCCAATGTTTCGTACATCTACATCAGAGGAGAATATTCCTGGATTCCTGATATTTTGGAAGAAGCCATCGAAGAAGCAAAAGCTGCTGGATTTCTTGGAAAAAATATCTTAGGGACTGGTTACGATTTGGAGATTTATGTTCAAAGAGGTGGTGGCGCTTACATTTGTGGAGAAGAAACTGCCTTACTTGAATCTCTTGAAGGAAGAAGAGGAAACCCAAGACTGAAACCACCTTTCCCTGCTGTTAAAGGACTTTGGGAAAGACCAACGGTTGTAAATAATGTTGAATCGATCGCAGCAGTTGTTCCAATCATCGAAATTGGTGGTGCGGAATATGCTAAAATTGGCGTAGGAAGGTCAACAGGAACTAAATTGATTTCTGCTTGTGGTAACATCAACAAACCAGGTGTTTATGAAATTGATATGACCATTACGGTTGAGGAATTCATTTATTCTGATGAATATTGTGGAGGAATTCCGAATGGTAAAAAGTTGAAAGCTTGTATTCCTGGTGGTAGTTCTGTTCCAATTGTTCCCGCAAATCTTTTACTGAAAACAATCAACGGCGAACCAAGATATATGAATTATGAATCTCTTGCTGACGGTGGTTTTGCTACTGGAACAATGATGGGTTCAGGAGGTTTTATTGTTTTGGATGAAGACCAGTGTGTCGTTAATCATACAATGACTTTAGCAAGATTCTATAATCACGAAAGTTGTGGACAATGTACACCTTGCCGTGAAGGAACAGGCTGGATGTACAAAATACTGAAAAAAATAGAAAAAGGAGAAGGGAAAATGGAAGACATCGATTTGCTTTGGGACATCCAGAGAAAAATAGAAGGAAACACCATTTGTCCTTTGGGAGATGCTGCTGCCTGGCCGGTTGCTGCTGCTATCAGACACTTCAGAGATGAGTTTGAATGGCACGTTAACAATCCGGAACTTTGCCAGACTCAAAATTACGGAATTGCCAACTATGCTGATCCAATACCAGCAGTGGCTAACAATTAA
- the nuoK gene encoding NADH-quinone oxidoreductase subunit NuoK, with protein sequence MEVNTFIQQVPLEYFIILSTVLFCLGVLGVLLRKNAIVILGCVELMLNSVNLLLAAFSAYKGDGNGQLLVFFIMVVAAAEVAVGLAIIAMMYRNTKSVDVSIFNKLRG encoded by the coding sequence ATGGAAGTGAATACATTTATACAACAAGTACCTTTGGAATATTTCATTATTCTGAGTACCGTTTTATTTTGCCTTGGTGTTTTGGGAGTTTTGCTTCGTAAAAATGCTATCGTGATTTTGGGATGTGTAGAATTGATGCTTAATTCCGTAAATCTTTTATTAGCAGCATTTTCTGCTTACAAAGGTGATGGTAACGGACAACTTTTGGTTTTCTTCATTATGGTGGTTGCAGCAGCGGAAGTAGCAGTAGGATTGGCAATTATCGCAATGATGTACAGAAATACCAAATCTGTGGACGTAAGTATTTTTAATAAATTAAGAGGATAA